The proteins below are encoded in one region of Apium graveolens cultivar Ventura chromosome 4, ASM990537v1, whole genome shotgun sequence:
- the LOC141721530 gene encoding serine/arginine-rich splicing factor SR34A-like, with product MSSRFSRTIYVGNLPLDIRESEVEDLFYKYGRILDIELKIPSRPPCFCFVEFEDPRDAEDAIRGRDGYNFDGCRLRVELAHGGRGQVSGDRRGGYGGGGGSGSFGGGRGRPAISRYSEFRVIVRGLPTSASWQDLKDHMRKAGDVSFAEISRDREGTFGLVDFTNYEDMKYAIKKLDDTEFKNPWTKTYIRVKKFDRSPSRSRSRSRSRSRSRSLRRDRSKSRDRSVSRSRSKSRSASPVKSTRPESPVKSSRPRSRSLSASPKQARSGSA from the exons ATGAGTAGTCGATTTTCGCGCACGATTTATGTTGGGAACCTTCCTTTGGACATTAGGGAATCTGAAGTTGAGGACCTCTTTTACAAG TATGGCCGTATACTGGATATTGAACTGAAGATTCCATCTCGCCCTCCTTGTTTTTGTTTTGTGGAG TTTGAGGATCCTCGGGATGCTGAAGATGCAATCAGGGGTCGAGATGGCTACAACTTTGACGGTTGTAGATTGAGG GTTGAACTTGCACATGGTGGTAGAGGGCAAGTTTCTGGTGATCGCCGTGGTGGTTatggtggtggtggtggtagTGGTAGTTTTGGGGGTGGAAGGGGTCGTCCTGCCATTTCACGCTACTCTGAGTTTCGAG TTATTGTCCGTGGACTACCAACTTCGGCTTCATGGCAAGATTTGAAG gaTCATATGCGGAAAGCTGGTGACGTGTCCTTTGCTGAAATTTCCCGTGACAGAGAGG GGACCTTTGGTCTGGTCGATTTCACAAATTATGAAGATATGAAATACGCT ATTAAGAAACTTGATGACACTGAGTTCAAAAATCCATGGACAAAAACCTATATCCGG GTTAAAAAGTTTGACCGCAGTCCATCGAGGAGTCGGAGTAGGAGCCGGAGCCGGAGTAGGAGCAGAAGCTTAAGAAGGGATAGGAG CAAATCTCGGGATCGGTCCGTGTCAAGGTCACGTTCCAAGTCTAGATCAGCATCTCCTGTCAAATCAACCAGGCCAGAATCTCCTGTCAAATCATCCAG GCCGAGGTCAAGATCCTTATCTGCGTCCCCGAAACAG GCGCGATCAGGAAGTGCGTGA